In Dysgonomonadaceae bacterium zrk40, one genomic interval encodes:
- the rplM gene encoding 50S ribosomal protein L13 encodes MDTLSYKTISVNKETAQKEWVEIDAAGQPLGRLCSKVAKLLRGKYKASFTPHVDCGDNVIILNADKVQLSGNKWNDRIYYRYSGYPGGQREFTPAELMAKSPEKLFRKVVKGMLPKNKLGDAILLNMHVYAGTEHPHQAQKPKKLDINTLK; translated from the coding sequence GTGGACACACTAAGTTATAAAACGATTTCTGTGAATAAGGAAACAGCACAGAAAGAATGGGTTGAGATTGATGCTGCCGGGCAACCCCTGGGTCGTCTTTGTTCAAAAGTAGCCAAGCTGCTGAGAGGGAAATACAAAGCCAGCTTCACACCGCACGTCGATTGCGGAGATAATGTGATCATCCTGAATGCCGATAAGGTACAACTGTCGGGCAACAAGTGGAACGATCGCATCTACTATCGCTACTCGGGATATCCCGGTGGTCAGCGTGAGTTCACTCCAGCCGAACTGATGGCTAAGAGCCCGGAGAAGCTGTTCCGCAAAGTGGTGAAGGGTATGTTGCCAAAGAACAAGCTGGGTGATGCCATCCTGCTGAACATGCATGTATATGCCGGCACTGAGCACCCCCACCAGGCACAGAAGCCAAAGAAACTGGATATTAATACGCTAAAATAA
- the rpsB gene encoding 30S ribosomal protein S2 produces the protein MAKLEFDQLLETGAHFGHLKRKWNPAMAPYIFMERNGIHIIDLYKTIAKAEEAAGALKQIAKSGKKILFVATKKQAKPVIEEKAQSVNMPYVIERWPGGMLTNFPTIRKAVKKMSNIDKMIKDGTFDTLSKREKLQVTRQRAKLEKNLGSIQDLTRLPSAIFVVDVMKEQIAVKEAEKLGIPVFGIVDTNSDPSNIDFVIPANDDAAKAVDMIMGYICNEIKEGLDERKVEKADAAAAEEQDEEAPQRRERKSKAAKKERVKKEDTEAMKAAVVSKFSKDAEVDE, from the coding sequence ATGGCAAAATTAGAATTTGACCAATTGCTGGAGACCGGAGCGCACTTCGGTCACCTCAAAAGAAAGTGGAACCCTGCGATGGCTCCCTACATTTTCATGGAGCGAAATGGTATCCACATCATCGACCTCTACAAGACAATCGCCAAAGCCGAAGAAGCTGCTGGCGCTCTGAAACAGATCGCAAAATCGGGCAAGAAAATCTTGTTCGTGGCTACCAAGAAACAGGCAAAGCCGGTAATCGAAGAAAAAGCGCAGAGCGTGAACATGCCCTACGTGATTGAACGCTGGCCGGGTGGAATGCTGACCAACTTCCCCACTATTCGCAAGGCAGTGAAGAAGATGAGCAACATCGACAAGATGATAAAGGATGGAACCTTCGACACCCTCTCAAAACGTGAGAAATTGCAGGTGACTCGTCAACGTGCCAAATTGGAGAAGAACCTTGGTTCAATCCAGGATTTGACCCGTCTACCCTCTGCCATTTTTGTGGTGGATGTGATGAAGGAACAGATTGCCGTAAAGGAGGCTGAAAAGTTGGGTATTCCGGTCTTTGGTATCGTTGACACCAACTCCGATCCTTCAAACATTGATTTTGTGATTCCTGCCAACGATGATGCAGCGAAAGCAGTTGATATGATCATGGGTTATATCTGCAACGAGATTAAGGAAGGTCTTGATGAACGCAAGGTTGAGAAGGCTGATGCCGCAGCTGCAGAAGAGCAGGACGAGGAAGCACCACAGCGTCGCGAGCGCAAATCGAAAGCAGCCAAAAAAGAGCGGGTGAAGAAAGAAGATACCGAAGCGATGAAGGCAGCTGTTGTGAGCAAGTTTTCCAAGGATGCTGAGGTAGACGAATAA
- the ssb gene encoding single-stranded DNA-binding protein: MSVNKVILIGNVGRDPEMKYFDNDVAKANFTLATSERGFTTSGGTQVPERTEWHNIVCWRGLAQIAERFVKKGTMLYVEGKIRSRSYDDQNGVKRYVTEVVADSLELLSRKSEEQLRENGGNGRDFHENVETPDIPDNGSEEDDLPF; the protein is encoded by the coding sequence ATGTCGGTAAACAAAGTTATCCTGATTGGAAATGTGGGACGCGATCCCGAGATGAAGTATTTTGACAATGATGTGGCCAAGGCAAACTTTACACTGGCAACCAGTGAAAGAGGCTTTACCACGTCAGGAGGCACACAGGTACCGGAACGTACCGAATGGCACAACATTGTTTGCTGGAGAGGATTGGCCCAGATTGCCGAGAGATTTGTCAAGAAGGGAACTATGCTCTACGTGGAGGGAAAAATCCGTTCACGGTCATACGACGACCAGAACGGAGTCAAAAGGTATGTCACCGAAGTGGTTGCAGACAGTCTGGAGCTGCTGAGCCGTAAATCGGAAGAACAGTTAAGAGAAAACGGTGGAAACGGGCGTGATTTTCACGAAAATGTAGAAACACCCGACATCCCCGACAATGGGTCGGAAGAGGATGATTTGCCGTTTTAA
- a CDS encoding 4'-phosphopantetheinyl transferase superfamily protein gives MLIRKEYIQSGVLLGVWEMTESREELLTQFPATLRNEADRYLEKVRSERRSIEWLSTRMMLFQLLGEEKMIFNRQNGSPYLEDEKWLISISHTRDYAAMLLSTKAPVGIDIETHTERVARIADKFIAEKEYIDPKQKTVHQLLHWSAKESLFKLIGLQGIDFREHLHIIPFIPAEKGEMHATETKSATPRSFTIRYEVHPRYVLTWTTG, from the coding sequence ATGTTAATCAGGAAGGAATATATTCAGTCAGGAGTATTACTGGGCGTCTGGGAAATGACAGAGTCCAGGGAAGAACTGTTGACTCAATTCCCGGCAACATTGCGAAACGAAGCAGATCGTTATCTGGAGAAAGTTCGTTCTGAGAGACGCTCCATTGAATGGCTCTCCACAAGGATGATGCTTTTTCAACTTCTGGGAGAGGAGAAGATGATTTTCAACAGACAGAACGGAAGTCCATACCTGGAAGATGAAAAATGGCTTATCAGCATCTCTCACACGCGAGATTATGCGGCGATGTTACTATCTACCAAGGCACCAGTGGGAATAGATATCGAGACACATACCGAGAGGGTAGCACGTATTGCCGATAAGTTCATCGCTGAAAAGGAATACATTGATCCAAAACAGAAAACTGTGCACCAATTGCTCCACTGGTCGGCAAAAGAGAGTCTCTTTAAACTGATCGGTTTACAGGGGATTGACTTCAGGGAGCACCTCCACATTATCCCCTTTATCCCCGCAGAAAAGGGGGAAATGCATGCCACCGAAACCAAGTCTGCCACTCCCCGCTCCTTCACCATCCGCTACGAGGTGCATCCGCGCTATGTTCTTACCTGGACTACCGGATGA
- a CDS encoding elongation factor Ts, whose protein sequence is MAVTMADIQHLRKMTGAGMMDCKNALNEADGDFDKAMEIIRKKGQAVAAKREDREASEGCVLAATDGNFAAVVALQCETDFVAKNEEFVALTRQILDAAIAHKPETLDELLALELSNGSVSQLITDKIGATGEKMELGFYEHLTAPYVTSYIHMGNKLATIVGFNKVVADEQVARDVAMQVAAMNPIAVTPEGIPAEVKEKELEIAREKAREAGKPENLLDRIAEGSLQKFYKESTLLQQEYVKDGKKTIEQFLKENDKELSVTMFKRVTLNV, encoded by the coding sequence ATGGCAGTAACAATGGCAGATATCCAGCATTTACGCAAGATGACCGGTGCGGGAATGATGGATTGCAAGAATGCACTGAACGAAGCGGACGGTGATTTCGACAAGGCAATGGAGATTATCCGTAAGAAAGGACAAGCAGTAGCCGCTAAACGTGAGGACCGTGAGGCATCCGAAGGATGTGTGCTGGCCGCCACCGACGGCAATTTTGCAGCAGTAGTAGCACTGCAGTGCGAAACTGACTTTGTGGCGAAAAATGAGGAGTTTGTAGCCCTCACTCGTCAGATCCTTGATGCGGCAATTGCCCACAAGCCTGAAACACTCGATGAGTTGTTGGCACTGGAACTTTCCAACGGCAGCGTGTCACAGCTGATTACCGACAAGATTGGAGCTACCGGTGAAAAGATGGAACTGGGATTCTATGAGCATCTCACTGCTCCCTATGTCACTTCCTACATTCACATGGGAAATAAGCTGGCTACGATTGTTGGTTTCAACAAGGTCGTTGCCGATGAACAGGTGGCACGCGACGTTGCCATGCAAGTCGCAGCCATGAATCCCATCGCAGTGACTCCGGAAGGAATCCCTGCGGAGGTGAAGGAGAAGGAGTTGGAGATTGCCCGTGAGAAAGCACGTGAAGCCGGCAAGCCGGAAAACCTGCTTGACAGGATTGCAGAAGGTTCACTTCAGAAGTTCTATAAGGAGTCAACCCTTCTTCAGCAGGAGTATGTGAAGGATGGTAAGAAAACCATCGAACAGTTCCTGAAAGAGAATGACAAAGAGCTCTCCGTGACTATGTTCAAGCGTGTTACGCTGAACGTGTGA
- a CDS encoding RecQ family ATP-dependent DNA helicase, protein MHSELFRQILRDYWGYDSFRTLQEEIIQSVWEGRDTLGLMPTGGGKSLTFQVPVMAMQGICLVVTPLIALMKDQVDNLRERGIKAAAVYSGMSRDEIITTLENCIFGGYKFLYVSPERLSSDIFITKLQAMDVCLLVVDESHCISQWGYDFRPSYLKIAEIRTLLEGVPVLALTATATPEVVDDIQERLLFRQKNLFRTSFLRENLSYVVRTVDNKEGELLHILQTVAGSGIVYVRSRKQTKEIAHNLQKAGIAADYFHAGLPHEEKILKQNSWKNGERRVIVATNAFGMGIDKADVRTVVHMDLPNSPEEYFQEAGRAGRDGERSYAVILYAKADSIKLRKRITDAFPKREFIVRVYEALGNYYQVAVGAGFGSAYDFSLHEFCIPFKFPFLQTHHALKILELAGYIEYTEEIDLRSRVRFLIYRDEMYTLQLERDKDELLHTLLRNYTGLFSDDVYVDESLLAARTGKSRREVCEMLIALSRMRYIRYIPQKKTPFIIFTTSREDAQFVTISRTVYEERKKRFEKRVLSMIDYVEEEGVCRSRMLLIYFGEKNPKDCGYCDVCLRRNEAGVSNYLFRMLREKILALLQPEQVLRLNSLVEQVADTEGNPGQVIGVIRFLVDSGELELHDDRISLPEEVG, encoded by the coding sequence ATGCATTCGGAATTGTTTCGCCAGATACTTCGTGATTACTGGGGGTACGATTCTTTTCGCACTCTCCAGGAAGAGATCATACAGTCAGTATGGGAAGGTAGAGATACGCTTGGACTGATGCCCACGGGCGGTGGTAAGTCGCTCACATTTCAGGTGCCTGTGATGGCAATGCAGGGTATATGCCTGGTAGTCACTCCTCTCATCGCGTTGATGAAGGACCAGGTGGATAACCTGCGTGAGCGTGGTATCAAAGCGGCAGCAGTCTACTCGGGTATGTCGCGCGATGAAATTATCACCACACTTGAGAATTGCATTTTTGGCGGTTACAAGTTTCTATACGTCTCCCCTGAACGACTCTCTTCCGATATTTTCATCACCAAACTGCAAGCCATGGATGTTTGTCTGCTGGTGGTAGATGAATCACACTGCATTTCACAATGGGGTTACGACTTCCGCCCCTCCTACCTCAAGATTGCCGAAATACGAACATTGCTAGAGGGGGTACCGGTGCTGGCGCTTACAGCCACTGCTACACCAGAGGTGGTTGATGACATCCAAGAGAGGCTGCTTTTCCGGCAAAAGAACCTGTTTAGAACAAGCTTCCTGCGTGAAAACCTTTCTTATGTTGTGCGCACGGTCGACAACAAGGAGGGAGAGCTGTTACACATTTTGCAAACGGTGGCCGGCAGCGGTATTGTTTATGTGCGGAGTCGTAAACAGACAAAAGAGATTGCCCACAACCTTCAAAAGGCAGGTATCGCAGCCGATTATTTTCATGCCGGTCTCCCCCATGAAGAGAAGATCTTGAAACAGAACAGCTGGAAGAACGGTGAACGCCGCGTGATTGTGGCGACGAATGCTTTCGGTATGGGGATCGACAAGGCTGACGTGCGAACGGTGGTGCATATGGATCTACCCAATTCCCCCGAGGAGTATTTTCAAGAGGCCGGTCGTGCCGGTCGTGACGGAGAGCGATCGTATGCCGTAATCCTTTACGCGAAAGCTGACAGTATCAAACTGCGAAAACGCATCACTGATGCATTTCCCAAGAGAGAGTTCATTGTGCGGGTCTATGAAGCACTGGGCAATTACTACCAGGTTGCTGTGGGTGCCGGCTTTGGCAGCGCCTACGATTTCAGTCTGCACGAGTTTTGCATACCGTTCAAATTCCCTTTCTTGCAGACTCATCATGCACTGAAAATCCTGGAGCTGGCAGGTTACATCGAATACACCGAAGAGATTGACCTTCGGTCACGGGTTCGCTTCCTGATCTATCGCGATGAGATGTACACGTTGCAGCTCGAAAGGGATAAGGATGAATTATTGCATACCCTCCTACGCAACTATACCGGTCTTTTCTCCGATGATGTCTATGTCGATGAATCGTTGCTTGCGGCAAGAACTGGGAAAAGCCGTAGAGAGGTGTGTGAAATGCTGATTGCCCTCTCCCGGATGCGTTATATTCGATATATTCCACAGAAAAAAACTCCTTTCATTATTTTTACTACTTCAAGAGAGGACGCGCAGTTTGTCACAATCTCCCGCACGGTTTATGAAGAAAGGAAAAAGCGTTTCGAAAAGAGAGTTCTTTCCATGATTGATTATGTGGAAGAAGAGGGTGTTTGCCGAAGCAGGATGCTGCTCATCTATTTCGGCGAGAAAAATCCGAAAGATTGCGGATATTGCGATGTATGTCTGAGGAGGAATGAGGCAGGTGTGTCCAACTATCTTTTCAGAATGCTGCGGGAGAAGATCCTCGCTCTGCTTCAACCGGAACAGGTCCTTAGACTGAACAGCCTGGTGGAGCAGGTAGCCGACACAGAAGGTAATCCAGGGCAGGTAATTGGTGTAATACGTTTCCTGGTCGATTCAGGTGAACTGGAGCTGCACGACGACCGGATATCACTCCCTGAGGAAGTTGGGTGA
- the rpsI gene encoding 30S ribosomal protein S9 yields MEAVNAIGRRKAAVARVYLTEGSGKIVINKRDLENYFPSSILQFVVKQPLNTLNVLEKYDIRINLDGGGYKGQSEAARLGIARALVKINPDDKAALRAEGFMTRDPRVVERKKPGQPKARKRFQFSKR; encoded by the coding sequence ATGGAAGCAGTAAATGCAATAGGAAGACGCAAAGCAGCGGTAGCTCGTGTATATCTGACCGAGGGCAGCGGCAAAATTGTGATCAATAAACGCGATCTGGAAAATTATTTCCCCTCTTCTATCCTTCAGTTCGTGGTGAAGCAACCATTGAATACGTTGAATGTATTGGAAAAATACGATATCCGTATCAACCTTGATGGTGGTGGGTACAAGGGACAGTCGGAGGCAGCCCGTCTGGGTATCGCCCGTGCCCTGGTAAAGATCAACCCGGATGACAAGGCAGCACTGAGAGCAGAAGGGTTCATGACACGCGACCCACGCGTGGTGGAACGCAAGAAGCCGGGTCAGCCCAAGGCAAGGAAGAGATTCCAGTTCTCCAAACGTTAA
- the recJ gene encoding single-stranded-DNA-specific exonuclease RecJ has translation MTYRWNYSTLSHDQKNITNELAKELDLHPVFVELLVNKGIESAEEAEKFLYPKLEDLHDPFLLPDMDKAIRRIEKALGNKERILIYGDYDVDGTTAVSLVYKFFRGITSNIDYYIPDRYDEGYGISFQGIDYAVKTGVTLIISLDCGIKAVSKVAYAKEQGIDFIICDHHMPDDCLPEAVAVVDAKRLDSVYPYDELSGCGVGFKLVQAFSQRNGYPFSDIEPLLDLVAVSIASDIVPLTGENRIMIHYGLKQLNSNPSFGLRGIIEICGLHRKQITVNDIVFKIGPRINASGRMMNGKEAVDLMLAGDMTAAREKSKNIDKYNEDRRELDKRITDEAINYIDKHIDIDNLKSIVLYDENWHKGIVGIVASRLTEKFYRPAVVLTKSNGMISGSARSVPGYDVYKAIESCRDILENFGGHMYAAGLTLKEEHLKEFTDRFNSLSFDGIEPGMMLPQITVDAEISLSQITPKFIADLKLFSPFGPENENPVFLSRNVLDSGNSKLVGKGFRHIKLELKDQTREAPMPGIAFCQQDFFQKIKGGEPVDICYTLEENTHGSRSFMQLMIKDIRG, from the coding sequence ATGACTTACAGATGGAATTATTCAACCCTATCACACGACCAAAAAAATATAACAAATGAATTAGCGAAAGAACTTGATTTACATCCCGTATTTGTTGAATTGCTGGTAAACAAGGGAATAGAGAGCGCTGAGGAGGCGGAAAAGTTTCTGTATCCTAAACTGGAGGATCTTCATGATCCGTTTCTCTTACCCGACATGGACAAAGCAATTCGGCGTATTGAAAAAGCGCTGGGCAACAAGGAGCGGATCCTTATCTACGGGGATTACGATGTAGACGGTACAACGGCTGTTTCACTGGTGTACAAATTCTTTCGGGGAATCACCAGCAATATTGATTATTATATTCCGGATCGGTACGATGAAGGGTATGGCATTTCGTTTCAGGGAATCGATTATGCCGTGAAAACGGGTGTAACGCTCATTATCTCTCTCGATTGCGGCATCAAGGCGGTGAGCAAGGTCGCCTATGCAAAGGAACAAGGCATCGATTTTATTATTTGTGACCACCATATGCCGGACGATTGTCTTCCGGAAGCGGTGGCGGTGGTCGACGCCAAACGGCTTGACTCTGTTTACCCATACGACGAGCTCTCGGGCTGTGGGGTAGGCTTTAAGTTGGTGCAGGCCTTCTCTCAACGCAATGGTTATCCATTCTCAGACATTGAACCGCTGCTCGATCTGGTAGCGGTGAGTATTGCTTCCGACATTGTTCCGCTGACGGGTGAGAACCGTATCATGATCCACTACGGACTGAAACAGCTCAACTCTAACCCTAGTTTTGGACTGAGAGGGATCATCGAGATTTGCGGACTACACCGAAAGCAGATCACCGTGAACGATATCGTCTTCAAGATTGGTCCCCGCATCAATGCCTCCGGTAGGATGATGAACGGCAAGGAAGCAGTGGATCTGATGCTGGCGGGTGACATGACCGCTGCACGTGAGAAAAGCAAGAACATTGACAAGTATAACGAAGATCGGCGTGAGTTGGATAAAAGGATTACCGATGAGGCCATCAACTACATTGACAAGCACATCGATATTGACAATCTGAAGAGCATCGTGCTCTATGATGAGAACTGGCACAAAGGGATCGTGGGGATCGTGGCTTCGCGACTCACTGAGAAGTTTTATCGTCCTGCAGTAGTTTTGACAAAGTCAAACGGAATGATCTCCGGTTCGGCTCGTTCAGTACCCGGCTATGATGTATACAAAGCGATAGAGTCTTGCCGCGATATCCTTGAGAATTTCGGAGGGCATATGTATGCTGCCGGGTTGACATTGAAGGAGGAACATCTTAAGGAATTTACTGACCGGTTCAACAGTCTCTCCTTCGACGGTATTGAGCCGGGTATGATGCTACCCCAGATTACCGTTGACGCTGAGATATCCCTGTCACAGATCACACCAAAATTCATCGCTGATCTCAAGCTATTCAGTCCTTTTGGCCCAGAGAACGAGAATCCTGTTTTCCTCTCACGAAACGTACTTGATTCTGGAAACAGCAAGTTGGTGGGCAAGGGGTTCCGACATATCAAACTGGAGTTGAAGGATCAGACCAGGGAGGCTCCCATGCCGGGTATCGCTTTTTGTCAACAGGATTTCTTCCAGAAGATCAAGGGGGGTGAGCCGGTGGACATCTGTTATACACTTGAGGAGAACACCCATGGTAGCCGATCGTTCATGCAGCTGATGATTAAAGATATACGAGGATAA
- the gldE gene encoding gliding motility-associated protein GldE, producing MDPDPLSQLTHLLLVNNPVAIKLFFLILLLLLILLNALISAFESAFQRISTDDAQELHTSQIPSKVRLSKLLSNPERVLTSVSLTNHLLNLIVALLIITLPWKNDYFALVSGEMLLMRSAIAFAVIIIFIYFLPRTTATYHPLRFSEKNAKIIGWIDLLMSPLSGVMVRVGSMLIPSHTQNRHEISVDELSKALGITSDEARGEQEKELLEGIIRFRDKMVGDIFVSRTNMVALEMRTPFREVIHFIVDAGFSRIPVYDENADTIKGILYVKDLLPHLSKTGNFKWQSLIRPAYFVPTTKRIDDLLEEFRAHKNHMAIVVDEYGGTAGLVTMEDILEEIVGDISDEYDEEQPFYTMSPDGSFLFEGKTPLEEFIRITSLPERDFELMQEQADTLAGLLLELKGDFPKRKESLSYRGHHFVAEEMSKKRITKVRYIPPGRTKKE from the coding sequence TTGGACCCTGACCCTTTATCGCAATTAACTCACCTGCTCCTGGTCAACAACCCGGTAGCTATCAAGCTATTTTTTCTCATTCTACTGTTGTTGCTGATTCTGCTCAATGCTCTCATTTCCGCCTTCGAAAGCGCTTTTCAACGAATCAGTACAGATGATGCTCAGGAGTTGCATACCTCACAGATACCCTCAAAGGTTCGACTCTCAAAACTGCTGAGCAATCCTGAGCGTGTTCTTACCTCCGTAAGTCTCACCAATCACCTGCTCAACCTCATCGTGGCCCTACTGATCATTACCCTGCCATGGAAAAATGATTATTTTGCATTGGTTAGTGGTGAAATGTTATTGATGCGTTCCGCCATCGCCTTTGCCGTGATAATCATCTTCATCTATTTCCTACCGAGGACGACAGCAACATATCATCCTCTACGCTTCAGCGAGAAGAACGCTAAGATTATCGGATGGATCGACCTATTGATGTCTCCACTGTCGGGCGTGATGGTGAGAGTAGGCTCTATGCTGATACCTTCCCACACACAAAACAGACATGAGATATCGGTTGATGAGCTCTCAAAGGCATTGGGGATCACCTCTGACGAGGCAAGGGGGGAACAGGAGAAAGAGTTGTTGGAAGGGATCATTCGTTTCCGAGACAAGATGGTGGGTGATATCTTTGTTTCTCGCACCAATATGGTGGCTCTCGAAATGCGCACCCCCTTCCGCGAGGTGATACATTTCATCGTAGATGCCGGTTTTTCACGTATCCCGGTCTATGATGAAAATGCTGACACCATCAAAGGAATCCTGTATGTGAAAGACCTGTTGCCGCATCTAAGCAAGACAGGCAACTTCAAGTGGCAGTCTCTCATCCGCCCGGCCTACTTCGTGCCGACAACAAAACGGATCGATGACCTTCTGGAGGAGTTTCGGGCCCACAAGAACCATATGGCCATCGTGGTGGATGAATATGGAGGTACCGCCGGACTGGTCACCATGGAGGACATCCTCGAAGAGATCGTGGGTGATATCAGTGACGAATATGATGAAGAGCAACCCTTCTATACCATGAGTCCCGACGGCTCCTTTCTCTTTGAAGGAAAAACACCATTGGAGGAGTTCATCCGCATCACCAGCCTCCCTGAAAGAGATTTTGAGTTGATGCAGGAACAAGCCGATACACTTGCTGGGTTGTTGCTGGAGCTGAAAGGTGATTTTCCCAAAAGAAAGGAGAGTTTATCCTACCGTGGCCATCATTTTGTAGCAGAAGAGATGAGCAAGAAACGGATCACAAAGGTGCGATACATTCCACCCGGCAGAACGAAGAAAGAATAG
- the mnmA gene encoding tRNA 2-thiouridine(34) synthase MnmA, translating into MEIAALVSGGVDSSVVVHRLKEMGHDPVIYYIKIGMEDKDGYIDCPSEEDIEIVSYVAKKYGCRMEIVSLHEEYWDSVVKYTIDSVKRGLTPNPDMMCNKLIKFGVFEQKWGHQFDRIATGHYATTTEEGGLTWLSTAKDSVKDQTYFLGQISYLQVSRLMFPIGDLLKSEVRAIAAEQRLPSAQRKDSQGICFLGKVNYNEFIERYLGKQEGLIVELETGNILGKHQGFWFHTIGQRKGLGLSGGPWFVIKKDVNRNIVYVSKGYDTRHQYGDQINLQGFEFITKDIWGDFADEKEITFKIRHTPDFTRGRISRIGDLYRIQSAEPVQGIAAGQFGVVYDNESRLCLGSGMII; encoded by the coding sequence ATGGAGATAGCAGCTTTGGTTTCCGGCGGCGTGGACAGCTCGGTGGTGGTACACCGCCTCAAGGAGATGGGACATGACCCGGTGATCTATTACATAAAGATCGGGATGGAGGATAAGGATGGATACATTGACTGTCCTTCTGAGGAGGACATTGAGATTGTATCGTACGTTGCCAAAAAGTACGGCTGCAGGATGGAGATCGTCTCGCTGCATGAGGAGTATTGGGACAGCGTGGTGAAATACACCATTGACTCCGTGAAGCGGGGGCTGACTCCCAATCCCGATATGATGTGCAACAAGCTGATTAAGTTCGGCGTCTTTGAACAGAAGTGGGGCCATCAGTTCGATCGCATCGCCACCGGACACTATGCCACCACCACCGAAGAGGGAGGCCTCACCTGGCTCTCTACGGCGAAGGACAGCGTGAAGGACCAGACATATTTCCTGGGGCAAATCAGCTATTTGCAGGTATCGCGGTTGATGTTCCCGATCGGCGACCTGCTCAAGTCTGAGGTGCGCGCCATCGCAGCTGAACAGAGGCTGCCCTCGGCACAACGCAAGGACAGCCAGGGCATCTGTTTCCTGGGCAAGGTGAACTACAACGAGTTTATCGAGCGTTACCTGGGAAAACAGGAGGGATTGATCGTGGAACTGGAGACCGGCAACATCCTGGGAAAGCACCAGGGCTTCTGGTTTCACACAATCGGCCAGCGGAAAGGACTGGGACTGAGTGGTGGTCCCTGGTTCGTAATCAAAAAGGATGTGAACCGCAACATTGTATACGTCTCAAAAGGGTATGACACCCGCCACCAGTACGGTGATCAGATCAACCTTCAGGGTTTCGAGTTCATCACAAAAGATATTTGGGGCGACTTCGCTGATGAGAAGGAGATCACCTTCAAGATACGCCATACACCCGATTTCACCCGGGGAAGAATCAGCCGTATCGGCGACCTGTACCGCATACAGTCCGCGGAACCGGTACAAGGCATCGCCGCAGGTCAGTTTGGAGTGGTCTATGACAATGAGAGTCGTCTCTGCCTGGGAAGCGGTATGATTATTTAG